A genomic segment from Ptychodera flava strain L36383 chromosome 8, AS_Pfla_20210202, whole genome shotgun sequence encodes:
- the LOC139138951 gene encoding calcyphosin-like protein produces MAGTARHDKEMQMEANKKLKTTKDPIEKLRLRCLARGSSGIKGLGRVFKIMDDDGNRMLDFKEFKKGLNDYNIMVENAEVKQMFDAFDKDGSGTIDFDEFLVSLRPPLSQPRKDLIYKAFAKVDKTGDGLITVEDLKGVYNVKKHPKYLNGEWTEEQVFRTFLDSFDSPDDKDGQVTKEEFYNYYCGVSASIDSDAYFIVMMQHAWKL; encoded by the exons ATGGCAGGTACGGCGCGACATGATAAAGAAATGCAAATGGAAGCGAACAAGAAGTTGAAAACGACCAAAGACCCGATCGAGAAACTCCGATTGCGGTGTTTAGCGAGAGGTTCGAGCGGAATAAAAGGGCTTGGAAG agttttcaaaatcatggacGACGATGGTAACAGGATGCTCGATTTCAAAGAATTCAAGAAGGGGCTGAACGACTACAACATAATGGTAGAAAACGCAGAAGTTAAACAGATGTTTGATGCATTTGACAAAGACGGCAGTGGTACAATTGACTTTGATGAATTTCTGGTTTCACTCAGG CCGCCCCTGTCACAACCCAGGAAAGATCTCATCTACAAGGCTTTTGCCAAAGTAGACAAAACCGGTGATGGGTTGATAACAGTAGAGGACTTGAAAGGCGTGTATAATGTAAAGAAACATCCCAAGTACTTAAACGGTGAATGGACAGAGGAGCAAGTGTTCAGGACATTCCTGGACAGTTTTGATTCACCTGATGATAAAGACGGCCAG GTCACGAAAGAGGAGTTTTACAATTACTACTGCGGAGTGAGTGCATCCATAGATAGTGATGCCTATTTCATAGTGATGATGCAGCACGCATGGAAACTCTAA